A genomic stretch from Patagioenas fasciata isolate bPatFas1 chromosome 10, bPatFas1.hap1, whole genome shotgun sequence includes:
- the RAB7A gene encoding ras-related protein Rab-7a: MTSRKKVLLKVIILGDSGVGKTSLMNQYVNKKFSNQYKATIGADFLTKEVMVDDRLVTMQIWDTAGQERFQSLGVAFYRGADCCVLVFDVTAPNTFKTLDSWRDEFLIQASPRDPENFPFVVLGNKIDLENRQVTTKRAQAWCYSKNNIPYFETSAKEAINVEQAFQTIARNALKQETEVELYNEFPEPIKLDKNDRVKASAESCSC; this comes from the exons ATGACTTCTAGGAAGAAAGTGTTACTGAAAGTCATCATCCTTGGAGACTCTGG GGTGGGAAAGACATCGCTTATGAACCAGTATGTGAACAAGAAATTCAGTAACCAGTACAAGGCTACGATAGGCGCAGACTTCCTGACAAAAGAGGTGATGGTGGATGACAGGCTAGTGACAATGCAG ATATGGGATACAGCAGGACAAGAACGATTTCAGTCTCTGGGAGTTGCCTTCTACAGGGGAGCAGACTGCTGCGTGCTGGTGTTTGATGTCACGGCCCCCAACACATTCAAAACTCTAGACAGCTGGAGGGACGAATTCCTCATTCAGGCCAGTCCAAGGGATCCTGAGAACTTTCCTTTTGTTGTGCTGGGAAACAAGATTGACCTAGAAAACAGACAA GTCACCACAAAACGGGCGCAAGCCTGGTGCTACAGTAAAAACAACATCCCCTACTTTGAAACCAGTGCCAAGGAGGCCATTAATGTGGAACAAGCTTTCCAGACGATTGCACGAAATGCACTTAAACAG GAAACTGAAGTGGAGCTTTACAATGAATTCCCCGAACCCATCAAACTAGACAAGAATGACCGAGTGAAGGCTTCTGCggagagctgcagctgctga